The proteins below are encoded in one region of Chrysemys picta bellii isolate R12L10 chromosome 4, ASM1138683v2, whole genome shotgun sequence:
- the LOC135983464 gene encoding olfactory receptor 8U9-like, translating to MEKGNHSEVTEFILSGLTDRPELQVLLFGVFLVVYVITLVGNGGMILLITIDPRLHTPMYFFLSNLSFCDLCYSSIISPKMLQNFLAERKSISYTACAVQQYLSIVFGDVECLLLAVMAYDRYVVICNPLLYTVTMSRQLCNQLVAGVYAVGFVDSMIQCFTFRLSFCSSNIINNFFCDIPPLLALSCSDTRNKEIAMFVFMSCILVSSLVTVLLSYGYIISTILQIRSAEGRHKAFSTCTFHLTAVALYFGTLLFMYLRPTYSYFMDTDKVASVFYMLVIPMMNPLIYSLRNTEVKDALKRAMNKLLTNS from the coding sequence ATGGAAAAGGGAAATCACTCGGAGGTGACTGAGTTCATTCTCTCAGGACTGACAGATCGTCCGGAGCTGCAGGTCCTCCTATTTGGGGTGTTCCTAGTGGTTTATGTTATCACCCTGGTGGGAAATGGGGGGATGATCTTGTTAATCACCATTGATCcccgactccacacccccatgtactttttcctcagtaatttgtctttctgtgacctctgctaTTCCTCGATAATTTCCCCTAAGATGCTGCAAAATTTCTTAGCCGAGAGGAAAAGCATTTCTTACACTGCCTGCGCTGTGCAACAATATCTCTCAATTGTTTTTGGAGATGTTGAGTGCCTGTTGCTGGCTGTGATGGCGTATGACCGTTATGTGGTCATCTGTAACCCGCTGCTCTATACGGTCACCATGTCCAGGCAGCTTTGTAACCAACTAGTGGCTGGGGTGTATGCTGTGGGGTTTGTGGATTCAATGATTCAGTGTTTTACATTTCGGCTGTCATTCTGCAGCTCCAACATCATCAataatttcttctgtgacatccccccCCTGTTGGCGCTCTCCTGTTCTGACACCCGCAACAAAGAGATTGCGATGTTTGTTTTTATGAGCTGCATTCTAGTGAGCAGCCTTGTCACTGTCCTCCTCTCCTATGGTtatatcatctccaccatcctgcagATCCGCTCTGCCGAGGGGAGgcacaaagccttctccacctgcactttCCACTTGACTGCTGTAGCCCTGTATTTTGGCACCCTCCTCTTCATGTATTTACGTCCCACCTACAGCTATTTCATGGACACAGACAAAGTGGCCTCAGTCTTTTACATGCTGGTGATCCCCATGATGAACCctctcatctacagcctgaggaacacggAGGTGAAGGATGCCCTGAAGAGAGCCATGAATAAACTCCTAACCAATTCTTGA